A window of the Streptomyces finlayi genome harbors these coding sequences:
- a CDS encoding zinc-dependent alcohol dehydrogenase family protein, with translation MKALVFQGPGKTSWQTVPEPGVKDAADAVVRVDTTTICGTDLHIIKGDVPEVAPGTVLGHEAVGEIVETGSEVRTVRPGDRVLVSCISACGRCRFCRENRYGQCRGGGGWVLGHLIDGTQAEFVRVPFADFSVHPLPNSVDSAAAVLLADILPTGYEVGVLNGRVGPGDTVVVVGAGPIGLAAIAAAQLYTPGKIIAVDLAEPRLAAARAIGADATVGADERPEELIKDLTEGLGADVVIEAVGVPEAFELCTRVVRPGGRVANVGVHGKPAALHLEELWIKDVTITTGLVDTYSTPLLLRMMAAGRLPSAQLVTHRFEIPQMEEAYDVFSRAAETGALKVVLGGPPHDVVALPA, from the coding sequence ATGAAGGCTCTTGTATTCCAAGGCCCGGGGAAGACCTCCTGGCAGACTGTTCCGGAGCCGGGTGTCAAAGACGCCGCCGACGCCGTCGTGCGCGTCGACACCACGACCATCTGCGGAACCGATCTGCACATCATCAAGGGCGATGTGCCGGAAGTGGCGCCGGGTACCGTGCTGGGCCACGAGGCCGTGGGCGAGATCGTGGAGACCGGCAGTGAGGTGCGCACGGTGCGCCCGGGTGACCGGGTCCTCGTCTCCTGCATCTCGGCGTGCGGTCGCTGCCGGTTCTGCCGCGAGAACCGCTACGGGCAGTGTCGTGGAGGTGGCGGCTGGGTTCTGGGCCACCTCATCGACGGGACGCAGGCAGAATTCGTCCGTGTGCCCTTCGCGGACTTCTCGGTGCACCCATTGCCCAACTCGGTCGACAGCGCCGCCGCCGTCCTGCTGGCTGACATCCTCCCCACCGGGTACGAGGTCGGCGTGCTCAACGGACGGGTGGGGCCCGGAGACACGGTCGTGGTGGTGGGTGCGGGGCCGATCGGTCTGGCAGCCATCGCCGCGGCGCAGCTCTACACACCAGGCAAGATCATTGCCGTCGATCTCGCCGAGCCCCGGCTGGCAGCCGCACGCGCCATCGGTGCCGACGCCACCGTCGGAGCGGACGAGCGACCGGAAGAGCTGATCAAGGACCTCACCGAAGGGCTCGGCGCGGACGTCGTGATCGAAGCGGTCGGCGTACCCGAAGCCTTCGAACTGTGCACCCGCGTGGTACGTCCCGGGGGGCGTGTCGCCAACGTCGGAGTCCACGGCAAGCCGGCCGCCCTCCACCTCGAAGAGCTGTGGATCAAGGACGTGACCATCACGACGGGGCTCGTCGACACCTACTCGACGCCGCTTCTGCTCCGCATGATGGCGGCGGGGCGGCTGCCCTCCGCCCAGTTGGTCACCCACCGTTTCGAGATCCCACAGATGGAGGAGGCGTACGACGTGTTCTCCCGGGCCGCCGAGACCGGCGCCCTGAAGGTCGTGCTGGGCGGTCCTCCGCATGATGTCGTGGCACTTCCCGCCTGA
- a CDS encoding potassium channel family protein, with protein sequence MRALIAGAGRLGARIAQVLASAGSEITLVESDTARVAALRERHGARLTVGDACEPTVLERAGARVADVVLATTDNDDDNLVISLLAKRHFAAPRVVALVNDHERAWLFDQRWGVDVAVPASTPLVSLIEEATGASDTVALLRLSKAGVDIIETVITSRSRAVGRSLMDIALPAGTVVATVVREGQPMVPEAALRVRAGDEILLVSHEAEEEEIHAAFQ encoded by the coding sequence ATGAGGGCACTGATCGCAGGAGCAGGCCGACTCGGTGCCCGGATCGCCCAGGTCCTGGCCTCGGCGGGAAGCGAGATCACTCTCGTGGAGAGCGACACCGCCCGGGTCGCAGCCCTGCGCGAACGGCACGGGGCCCGGCTGACCGTCGGCGATGCGTGTGAACCGACGGTGCTCGAACGTGCCGGCGCTCGCGTCGCCGACGTGGTCCTGGCCACCACCGACAACGACGACGACAACCTGGTCATCAGCCTTCTGGCCAAGCGGCACTTCGCCGCCCCCCGTGTCGTGGCCCTCGTCAACGACCATGAGCGCGCCTGGCTCTTCGACCAGCGCTGGGGAGTCGACGTCGCCGTTCCCGCCTCGACGCCGTTGGTCTCGCTCATCGAGGAGGCAACCGGCGCCTCGGACACGGTGGCTCTCCTCCGCCTCAGCAAGGCGGGCGTCGACATCATCGAGACGGTGATCACCTCTCGGTCTCGTGCGGTCGGCCGTTCTCTCATGGACATCGCTCTGCCCGCGGGGACCGTGGTGGCCACCGTCGTCCGCGAGGGGCAGCCCATGGTCCCTGAGGCAGCTCTGCGCGTGCGGGCCGGCGACGAGATCCTCCTGGTGTCGCACGAGGCCGAGGAAGAGGAGATCCACGCGGCCTTCCAGTGA
- a CDS encoding universal stress protein → MESPLVVGVDGSEPSLRATDWAADEAQRHGLSLRLVHASLWERYEGVLRAGALSRSDGRVLAENIVGTAAERVRRRTQDVGVTTEVLLEDPVRALLREGLHASALVTGVRGRGEIAGLLLGSVSLAVAAGAHCPVIVVRGDAAGLAGTHERILLGIGGADVDTAAVRFAFEEARVRGCVLDVVRAWRRPAHEQTSHPLLTGSPARYDEEGAVALLEEALKPHEQSYPEVRVRRATVEGPARKVLLARSAASDLLVIGARRRGGQAGVHLGRVGHTVLHHAACPVAVVPQSS, encoded by the coding sequence ATGGAATCACCCCTGGTCGTCGGTGTCGACGGCTCCGAACCCAGCTTGCGCGCGACGGACTGGGCCGCGGACGAGGCGCAACGGCATGGCTTGTCGTTGCGCCTGGTGCACGCGTCGCTGTGGGAGCGGTACGAAGGAGTCCTGCGCGCGGGCGCACTCAGCCGCTCGGACGGGCGCGTGCTCGCCGAGAACATCGTCGGGACCGCTGCGGAGCGCGTCCGACGGCGTACGCAGGACGTCGGAGTGACCACTGAGGTCCTGCTGGAGGACCCGGTGAGAGCGCTGTTGCGCGAGGGGCTCCATGCGTCCGCGTTGGTCACCGGGGTGCGGGGCCGGGGAGAGATCGCCGGTCTGCTGCTGGGCTCGGTGAGTCTGGCCGTGGCGGCCGGTGCGCACTGTCCGGTGATCGTCGTCCGCGGCGACGCCGCCGGACTCGCCGGAACCCACGAACGCATACTCCTCGGCATCGGTGGCGCCGACGTGGACACGGCCGCGGTGCGTTTCGCCTTCGAGGAGGCGCGTGTGCGCGGCTGCGTACTGGACGTGGTCCGAGCCTGGCGCCGTCCGGCCCACGAGCAGACCAGCCATCCGCTCCTCACCGGAAGCCCGGCTCGCTACGACGAGGAGGGGGCGGTGGCCCTGCTGGAGGAGGCGCTGAAGCCCCACGAGCAGTCATACCCGGAGGTACGCGTCCGGCGTGCCACGGTCGAGGGACCGGCGCGCAAGGTGCTGCTGGCACGCTCGGCGGCTTCGGATCTGCTCGTGATCGGTGCTCGCCGGCGTGGTGGACAGGCCGGTGTGCATCTGGGCCGCGTGGGGCACACCGTGCTGCACCATGCCGCCTGCCCGGTCGCAGTGGTACCGCAATCCTCCTGA
- a CDS encoding universal stress protein, which translates to MNMDAHVPRIVVGVDGSASSKEALRWAARHAQLIGGVVDAVSAWDTPSMSGWSGPATDPDFDVEAARTGLAEEIRSVFGDDRPVGVRELLVRGNPTEVLLSEAEGAELLVVGSRGRGGFARALLGSVSQQCAQHATCPVVIVRPSAARA; encoded by the coding sequence ATGAACATGGACGCACACGTCCCCCGCATCGTCGTCGGAGTCGACGGCTCCGCGTCGTCCAAGGAGGCACTGCGCTGGGCTGCACGGCACGCACAGCTGATCGGGGGTGTAGTCGATGCAGTGAGCGCTTGGGACACACCGTCCATGTCCGGCTGGTCAGGGCCTGCGACCGACCCCGACTTCGATGTGGAGGCCGCCCGGACCGGTCTCGCCGAGGAGATCAGATCCGTCTTCGGTGACGACCGTCCCGTCGGTGTGCGTGAACTCCTGGTGCGGGGCAACCCCACCGAGGTACTGCTGAGCGAGGCCGAAGGAGCGGAGCTGCTCGTCGTCGGGAGCCGCGGGCGCGGGGGCTTCGCGCGTGCTCTGCTCGGCTCCGTGAGCCAGCAGTGCGCGCAGCACGCGACCTGCCCCGTGGTCATCGTGCGGCCCAGCGCCGCGAGGGCGTGA
- a CDS encoding helix-turn-helix domain-containing protein has protein sequence MSEQPQPGPAGPEHVTGDFGRRVEARRKQLGLSRDEIAHRAGSAPGYITYVEEQSATPGIGFMLRLADALGTSLEELSGATVDLPPGTGQAAYHPELLTLDREECWALLGTHGVGRVGVATGEGPAIVPVNYVVNDGSVAFRTAAGALPARTVDHEIAFEVDRIDEAFSRGWSVLVVGRAREVTDPAAQRVLTERAPTEPWAGGDRHLWISVQASRVTGRRIFVRDAPA, from the coding sequence ATGTCCGAACAACCGCAGCCGGGTCCTGCCGGCCCGGAGCACGTGACCGGCGACTTCGGCCGGAGGGTGGAGGCGCGCCGGAAACAGCTCGGACTCTCCAGGGACGAAATCGCGCACCGGGCCGGATCGGCGCCCGGATACATCACCTACGTGGAGGAACAGTCGGCCACGCCGGGTATCGGCTTCATGCTACGGCTGGCCGACGCACTGGGAACGTCCCTCGAAGAACTGTCCGGGGCTACGGTGGACCTGCCGCCCGGTACAGGCCAGGCCGCCTATCACCCGGAACTGCTCACACTCGACCGTGAGGAGTGCTGGGCCCTGCTGGGAACGCACGGAGTGGGACGGGTGGGAGTGGCCACCGGCGAGGGCCCCGCCATCGTGCCGGTCAACTACGTGGTGAACGATGGGTCCGTGGCCTTCAGAACGGCGGCCGGCGCACTTCCGGCCCGGACGGTGGACCATGAGATCGCTTTCGAAGTGGATCGCATCGACGAAGCGTTCAGCCGGGGCTGGAGCGTTCTGGTCGTCGGCAGGGCGCGGGAGGTGACCGACCCCGCAGCCCAGCGCGTGCTCACGGAACGTGCACCCACCGAGCCTTGGGCGGGCGGCGATCGACACCTCTGGATCTCCGTCCAGGCGAGCCGCGTCACCGGTCGGCGGATCTTCGTACGCGACGCCCCGGCTTGA
- a CDS encoding CBS domain-containing protein: protein MTHRSPHTVADVMTTVVVAVGLDAQFKEIVATMRQWRVTALPVLEGEGRVVGVVSEADLLAKEELRDTEPTMTDQKRRLADYAKAGAVSARNLMTSPAVTVHPDALLPEAARLMARHEVKRLPVVDGTGVLKGIVSRVDLLKVFLRPDKELAAEVRQEVVDRLFPVSHAGIDVAVEEGRVTLSGQVRDSSLIPVAVRLARAVEGVVDVRCALTGPGASSVAGDRAE from the coding sequence ATGACTCACCGATCGCCGCACACGGTGGCGGACGTGATGACGACCGTGGTGGTCGCCGTAGGTCTGGACGCACAGTTCAAGGAGATCGTCGCCACCATGCGGCAGTGGCGGGTCACCGCGCTTCCGGTGCTGGAAGGCGAGGGGAGGGTGGTGGGTGTGGTGTCCGAGGCGGATCTGCTGGCCAAGGAGGAGCTCCGGGACACGGAGCCCACCATGACCGACCAGAAGCGGCGCCTTGCCGACTACGCCAAGGCCGGGGCGGTCAGTGCCCGGAACCTGATGACGAGTCCGGCCGTCACCGTTCACCCCGATGCCCTGCTGCCCGAGGCCGCTCGCCTCATGGCCCGGCACGAGGTGAAGCGTCTCCCCGTGGTTGACGGGACGGGCGTCCTCAAGGGCATCGTGAGCCGCGTGGATCTGCTCAAGGTGTTCCTGCGGCCCGACAAGGAACTCGCCGCCGAGGTTCGTCAGGAGGTCGTCGACCGGCTTTTCCCTGTCTCACACGCAGGCATCGACGTGGCGGTGGAGGAAGGGCGCGTCACGCTCAGCGGCCAGGTCCGCGACAGTTCCCTCATTCCGGTCGCGGTGCGCCTTGCCCGCGCCGTGGAAGGCGTGGTGGACGTCCGCTGCGCGCTCACCGGTCCGGGGGCCTCCTCTGTGGCCGGCGACAGAGCCGAGTGA
- a CDS encoding universal stress protein has protein sequence MARTITVGLDGSAESLAAAEWAAREAKLRDLQVSLVHACQPVPEAMAQAPVVGAETLRHWTERMPREFAEGLRLRHPGVDVSITQRVGAPVDMLVEASREAELLVLGSQALRGLTGFLVGSVGQAVAARAETPVIFVRAGEQSADEHLMDPVGVPSAATAFRPVVLGLAADTADDTVITFAFEEARYRDTELVVVQGWNSSPYSVYTMGSGFEPHEEFARQRAGVLTSALATWRKKYPDVDVVEVSRPGSAAGLLIDASRDSSLVVVGRRVRGNLFGGHIGAIALALLHHSTAPVAVVAHD, from the coding sequence ATGGCCCGCACGATCACCGTAGGACTCGACGGCTCCGCGGAGAGCCTGGCCGCGGCCGAGTGGGCGGCTCGCGAGGCGAAGCTGCGCGACCTGCAGGTCAGTCTGGTCCACGCGTGTCAGCCGGTACCGGAGGCGATGGCCCAGGCACCTGTCGTCGGCGCCGAGACACTGCGGCACTGGACCGAGAGGATGCCCCGTGAGTTCGCCGAGGGCTTGAGATTGCGCCACCCCGGTGTCGACGTGAGCATCACACAACGCGTCGGTGCGCCGGTCGACATGCTCGTGGAAGCCTCCCGTGAGGCGGAACTGCTCGTTCTCGGCTCCCAGGCGTTGCGCGGGCTCACCGGCTTCCTGGTCGGGTCCGTCGGACAGGCTGTCGCCGCCCGGGCAGAGACGCCCGTGATCTTTGTGCGAGCCGGTGAGCAGTCAGCCGACGAACACCTGATGGATCCCGTCGGCGTCCCGTCCGCCGCCACCGCGTTCCGGCCGGTCGTCCTCGGTCTGGCCGCCGACACCGCCGACGACACCGTGATCACCTTCGCCTTCGAGGAGGCACGGTACCGCGACACCGAGCTGGTTGTCGTCCAAGGTTGGAATTCGTCGCCCTATTCCGTCTACACCATGGGATCGGGTTTCGAGCCCCACGAGGAGTTCGCCCGCCAGAGGGCCGGCGTACTCACGAGTGCCTTGGCGACCTGGCGGAAGAAGTACCCGGACGTCGACGTCGTCGAGGTGTCCCGCCCTGGGAGTGCCGCCGGCCTCCTCATCGACGCTTCCCGTGACTCCTCCCTCGTCGTCGTAGGCCGACGTGTGCGCGGCAACCTCTTCGGTGGGCACATCGGTGCCATCGCGCTCGCCCTGCTGCACCACTCCACCGCACCCGTGGCCGTCGTCGCCCACGACTGA
- a CDS encoding universal stress protein, which yields MSGTITVGLDGTDHALAAVDWAADEAKRRGSDLRLVHAWVWRPTDTVYVGDRAAEERWVRNVLDEAQARVARKHPTLDVTTELLVDDPVPTLLTEAARSEMLVLGSRGYGTLTGYLIGSVSLHVLRQATGPVVMVREPNPTTPKQTPEVVVGVEPGQVGDSVLEFAFTAAAERGATLRAVHASSIPTVLAWSPGSMYLAEANGLEQINREVLADLLKPWREKYPQLKVIEHFEIGSASDVLLNNSGQANLLVVGRRNHQSGPRRIGPVTHAVLHHATAPVAVVPHD from the coding sequence ATGTCCGGCACCATCACCGTAGGACTCGACGGAACCGACCACGCTCTGGCCGCAGTGGACTGGGCGGCCGACGAGGCGAAGCGTCGAGGCTCGGACCTCCGGCTGGTTCATGCCTGGGTCTGGCGACCCACTGACACGGTCTACGTCGGTGACCGTGCGGCGGAGGAACGCTGGGTACGCAACGTACTCGACGAAGCTCAAGCCCGTGTGGCCAGGAAGCACCCCACCCTGGACGTCACCACCGAGCTGCTCGTCGACGACCCGGTGCCCACACTCCTCACCGAAGCCGCACGCTCCGAGATGCTGGTACTGGGATCCCGTGGCTACGGCACCCTGACCGGATATCTGATCGGTTCCGTCTCGCTGCACGTGCTACGTCAGGCGACCGGGCCGGTCGTCATGGTCAGGGAGCCGAATCCCACCACACCGAAGCAGACTCCGGAGGTGGTGGTCGGCGTGGAACCCGGGCAGGTCGGCGACTCCGTCCTGGAGTTCGCCTTCACCGCCGCAGCCGAACGCGGAGCGACCCTGCGCGCCGTACACGCCTCGAGCATTCCGACGGTCCTCGCCTGGAGCCCCGGCTCGATGTACCTGGCGGAGGCGAACGGTCTGGAACAGATCAACAGGGAGGTTCTGGCCGACCTCCTCAAGCCCTGGCGTGAGAAGTACCCACAGCTGAAGGTCATCGAGCACTTCGAGATCGGCTCCGCCTCCGACGTCCTGCTGAACAACAGCGGCCAGGCGAACCTCCTCGTCGTCGGACGTCGCAACCACCAGTCGGGCCCGCGGCGAATCGGCCCGGTCACACACGCCGTCCTTCACCACGCCACGGCCCCGGTGGCGGTCGTGCCGCACGACTGA
- a CDS encoding potassium channel family protein, whose product MRVIIAGCGRVGSVLAAQLASEGHDVWVIDNRAAGRHALPPGFAGHFEEGDCLGRHTLERAGVGDADALVAVTSADNRNLVCARTAKETYRVPMVLARVNDVRRAELAEELGVPTIEGVRWTVHQIHQRLLHRHLSAAMTFGNGEVRLLRSDIPGYLPGRSLSEFDIDGEIRVVEVTRAGRSLIPRHSTTAEAGDMVTFAVAVTALGRLRGFLDKELGT is encoded by the coding sequence ATGAGAGTAATCATCGCCGGGTGCGGCCGGGTGGGCTCTGTCCTCGCCGCGCAACTCGCCTCGGAAGGCCACGACGTGTGGGTCATCGACAACAGAGCCGCCGGCCGCCACGCTCTGCCGCCAGGCTTCGCGGGTCACTTCGAGGAAGGCGACTGCCTCGGTCGCCACACGCTCGAGCGGGCAGGCGTGGGTGATGCCGACGCCCTGGTCGCCGTGACCTCGGCCGACAACCGCAACCTCGTGTGCGCACGAACGGCCAAGGAGACGTACCGCGTCCCCATGGTTCTGGCACGCGTCAACGACGTCCGACGTGCCGAACTGGCGGAAGAACTCGGTGTCCCCACCATCGAGGGCGTGCGCTGGACGGTGCATCAGATCCATCAGCGGCTGCTCCACCGTCATCTGTCCGCCGCCATGACCTTCGGCAACGGAGAGGTACGACTCCTGAGATCGGACATTCCCGGCTATCTGCCCGGCCGCAGTCTGTCGGAGTTCGACATCGACGGGGAAATCCGCGTGGTCGAAGTGACACGGGCGGGACGTTCACTGATTCCTCGGCATTCGACCACCGCGGAGGCCGGAGACATGGTCACGTTCGCGGTCGCCGTCACCGCGCTCGGCCGTCTTCGCGGATTTCTCGACAAGGAGCTGGGAACATGA